From Sphingomonas hengshuiensis, one genomic window encodes:
- a CDS encoding SspB family protein: MTGTVPDSLIPYDEIVQEALRAVVGRVLGSVAATQALPGAHHFYITFKTHAPGVDIPQRLIERFPDEMTIVMQHRFWDLRVDAEKFSVGLSFSQVPSMLTIPFSAITGFHDPAVNFELRFQANEGPEGPEPHDEAENDGQAPIATPVEDGSNVVSVDFKRKK, from the coding sequence ATGACCGGCACCGTACCAGACAGCCTGATTCCCTATGACGAGATCGTCCAGGAGGCGCTCCGCGCCGTCGTGGGTCGCGTGCTGGGGTCGGTCGCCGCCACCCAGGCGCTGCCGGGGGCGCATCATTTCTACATCACGTTCAAGACGCACGCGCCGGGAGTCGACATCCCCCAGCGGCTGATCGAGCGATTCCCCGACGAAATGACGATCGTGATGCAGCACCGATTCTGGGACCTGCGCGTCGATGCCGAGAAATTCTCGGTCGGGCTGAGCTTCAGCCAGGTGCCGTCGATGCTGACGATCCCGTTCTCGGCGATCACCGGCTTCCACGATCCCGCGGTCAATTTCGAACTGCGCTTCCAGGCGAACGAGGGCCCCGAGGGTCCCGAGCCGCATGACGAAGCAGAGAATGACGGACAGGCGCCGATCGCGACTCCGGTCGAGGACGGGTCGAACGTCGTGTCGGTGGACTTCAAGCGGAAGAAATAG
- a CDS encoding YciI family protein: MIVVLLNYVVDLAEIDALRPAHVDWLKAGLAEGRLLAAGRKVPVTGGMFLARGSLEEVQAWAATDPFALAGAAEYSFTEVAPSILAPGLEALAG; this comes from the coding sequence ATGATCGTCGTGCTGCTGAACTATGTCGTCGACCTCGCTGAAATCGACGCGCTGCGCCCCGCGCATGTCGACTGGCTGAAGGCCGGGCTGGCCGAGGGCCGCCTGCTCGCCGCGGGGCGCAAGGTGCCGGTGACCGGGGGCATGTTCCTGGCGCGCGGGTCGCTCGAGGAGGTCCAGGCCTGGGCCGCGACCGATCCCTTCGCGCTGGCCGGGGCCGCCGAATATAGCTTCACCGAAGTCGCCCCCAGCATCCTGGCGCCCGGACTGGAAGCACTGGCCGGATGA
- the hisB gene encoding imidazoleglycerol-phosphate dehydratase HisB, translating to MRTATISRKTSETSIDVTVNLDGTGQYAISTGIGFFDHMLEQLARHSLIDLNVKTVGDLHIDQHHTVEDTGLAIGEAVAKALGDKKGIRRYADALSPMDETLTRVAIDISGRPFLVFKTEFSQKRLGEMDTEMFEHWFHSFAQTAGITLHVETLYGSNNHHIAEAAFKGLARALREAVEIDPRKAGAIPSTKGVL from the coding sequence ATGCGCACCGCCACGATCAGTCGCAAGACCAGCGAAACGTCGATCGACGTCACCGTCAACCTCGACGGCACCGGCCAATATGCCATTTCCACCGGCATCGGCTTTTTCGACCATATGCTCGAACAGCTCGCCCGGCATTCGCTGATCGACCTGAACGTGAAGACGGTCGGCGACCTCCATATCGATCAGCACCACACCGTCGAGGATACCGGGCTCGCGATCGGCGAGGCGGTGGCGAAGGCGCTGGGCGACAAGAAGGGCATCCGCCGCTACGCCGACGCGCTCTCGCCGATGGACGAGACGCTGACGCGCGTCGCGATCGACATTTCGGGCCGCCCCTTCCTCGTATTCAAGACCGAGTTCAGCCAGAAACGGCTGGGCGAGATGGATACCGAGATGTTCGAACACTGGTTCCACAGCTTCGCGCAGACGGCGGGGATCACCCTCCATGTCGAGACGCTGTACGGATCGAACAACCACCATATCGCCGAGGCGGCGTTCAAGGGGCTGGCCCGCGCGCTGCGCGAGGCGGTCGAGATCGATCCGCGCAAGGCCGGTGCCATTCCCTCGACCAAGGGTGTACTCTGA
- a CDS encoding adenosine kinase — protein MTSTTYDVVAIGNAIVDILAQAEDSFIEEIGVAKGSMQLMFSPEEADALYAKMGPGREVSGGSASNTVAGIAALGGKTAFIGQVADDQLGAVFAHDLRAAGVDFATAVRPGQPTTARCLIFVTPDGQRTMNTFLGASQFLPAAALDEQVIASGAILYLEGYLWDPEEPRAAMRKAIDIARANGRKVAFTLSDVFCISRHGDDFRALIADGLIDILFANENELLALCGHEAFEAAVAHMADKVPLLVVTRSEKGAMALSNGARVEVPAEPIEKLVDTTGAGDMFAAGFLHGQARGKSIEDSLRLGAICAAEIIQHYGARAEVDLKKHAEAKLG, from the coding sequence TTGACCAGCACCACCTATGACGTGGTCGCGATCGGCAACGCCATCGTCGACATCCTCGCCCAGGCCGAAGACAGCTTCATCGAGGAAATCGGCGTCGCCAAGGGCTCGATGCAGCTCATGTTCTCGCCCGAGGAAGCCGATGCGCTCTATGCCAAGATGGGGCCGGGCCGCGAGGTTTCGGGCGGGTCGGCGAGCAACACCGTCGCCGGCATCGCCGCGCTGGGCGGCAAGACGGCGTTCATCGGCCAGGTCGCCGACGACCAGCTCGGCGCGGTATTCGCGCACGATCTGCGTGCGGCGGGAGTCGATTTCGCGACCGCGGTGCGCCCCGGCCAGCCGACCACCGCGCGCTGCCTGATCTTCGTCACGCCCGATGGCCAGCGCACGATGAACACCTTCCTCGGCGCGTCGCAGTTCCTGCCCGCCGCCGCGCTGGACGAGCAGGTGATCGCCAGCGGCGCGATCCTGTATCTCGAAGGCTATCTGTGGGACCCCGAAGAGCCCCGCGCGGCGATGCGCAAGGCGATCGACATCGCCCGCGCCAATGGTCGCAAGGTCGCGTTCACTCTGTCCGACGTGTTCTGCATCTCGCGCCATGGCGACGACTTCCGCGCGCTGATCGCCGACGGGCTGATCGATATCCTGTTCGCCAACGAGAACGAGCTGCTTGCTTTGTGCGGGCATGAGGCGTTCGAAGCGGCGGTGGCACACATGGCGGACAAGGTGCCGTTGCTCGTCGTCACCCGCAGCGAGAAGGGCGCGATGGCATTGTCCAACGGCGCCCGCGTCGAAGTGCCCGCCGAGCCGATCGAGAAGCTGGTCGACACCACCGGCGCGGGGGACATGTTCGCGGCGGGGTTCCTCCACGGACAGGCCCGCGGCAAGAGCATCGAGGACTCGCTGCGGCTGGGCGCGATCTGCGCCGCGGAGATCATCCAGCATTACGGTGCGCGGGCCGAAGTCGACCTGAAGAAGCACGCCGAGGCCAAGCTGGGCTGA
- a CDS encoding histidine triad nucleotide-binding protein: protein MPIDATSPYDDQNIFAKILRGEIPCRRVYEDDFALAFHDINPQAPHHLLVIPKGAYVSWDDFSAKASDAEIAGFVRAVGIVARDAGFVAPGYRLLANTGLDAHQEVPHLHVHVFAGRPLGPMLAG, encoded by the coding sequence ATGCCGATCGACGCCACCAGCCCCTATGACGACCAGAATATCTTCGCGAAGATCCTGCGCGGTGAAATCCCGTGCCGCCGCGTCTATGAGGACGACTTCGCGCTCGCCTTCCACGACATCAACCCCCAGGCGCCGCACCACCTATTGGTGATCCCCAAGGGTGCCTATGTCAGCTGGGACGATTTCTCGGCAAAGGCATCCGACGCAGAGATCGCGGGCTTCGTCCGCGCGGTCGGCATCGTCGCGCGCGACGCCGGGTTCGTCGCCCCCGGCTATCGGCTGCTCGCCAATACCGGGCTCGACGCGCACCAGGAGGTCCCCCACCTCCACGTCCATGTCTTTGCAGGCCGCCCGCTCGGGCCGATGCTGGCGGGCTAA
- the hisA gene encoding 1-(5-phosphoribosyl)-5-[(5-phosphoribosylamino)methylideneamino]imidazole-4-carboxamide isomerase → MTLIVFPAIDLKGGQVVRLAEGDMARATVYGDDPAAQAESFAQAGAEWLHVVDLDGAFAGESVNGAAVAGILQRFGGKVQLGGGIRTRESIDRWLDLGVARVVIGTAALENPDLVREAARNHPGRIVVAVDARDGLVATRGWADVSDVAVVDLARRFEDAGVAALLFTDVGRDGLLKGCNVEATVALARAVSIPVIASGGVTDISDIHALAAHVQDGIEGVITGRALYDGRLDLAWAIGVARG, encoded by the coding sequence ATGACCCTGATCGTCTTCCCCGCCATCGACCTCAAGGGCGGGCAGGTCGTCCGCCTCGCCGAGGGCGATATGGCGCGCGCCACCGTCTATGGCGACGATCCCGCCGCACAGGCCGAGAGTTTCGCGCAGGCCGGGGCTGAGTGGCTCCACGTCGTCGACCTCGACGGCGCCTTTGCCGGCGAATCGGTCAATGGCGCGGCAGTCGCGGGCATCCTTCAGCGCTTCGGCGGCAAGGTGCAGCTCGGCGGCGGCATCCGCACTCGCGAGTCGATCGATCGCTGGCTCGACCTCGGCGTCGCGCGCGTCGTGATCGGCACCGCCGCGCTGGAAAATCCCGATCTGGTCCGTGAGGCCGCCCGCAACCATCCGGGGCGCATCGTCGTCGCGGTCGATGCGCGCGACGGGCTGGTCGCGACGCGCGGCTGGGCCGATGTGTCCGACGTCGCGGTGGTCGATCTCGCCCGCCGGTTCGAGGATGCGGGCGTCGCGGCGCTGCTGTTCACCGATGTCGGGCGCGACGGGCTGCTCAAGGGCTGCAATGTCGAGGCGACCGTAGCGCTGGCCCGCGCGGTATCGATCCCCGTCATCGCCAGCGGCGGCGTGACCGATATTTCGGACATCCACGCCCTCGCCGCGCATGTTCAGGATGGCATCGAGGGCGTGATCACCGGCCGCGCGCTGTATGACGGGCGGCTCGACCTCGCCTGGGCGATCGGCGTGGCGCGGGGGTGA
- a CDS encoding putative bifunctional diguanylate cyclase/phosphodiesterase has protein sequence MQNHEEARLDALHQLGLLDTAPSESFDRITRMASQIFGLPIAAVSLTDRDRQWFKSRVGVEHQSIPRDKAPCAAVAESASTVLIPDLLADTFYADSVLAGQGIRFYAGASLTTRDGFSLGALCVLGTEPRTATPAEMAALHDLAQMVMAQIELQHAFGRIDPLSGLPNRTQFLDDLADLGRDTPGRPRLAVLVDLARGEQLNNGVRAMGSAYVDAMVRDAARALRTLLGPDRTAYHVAATQFAFLAPDGVDEGRYVEQLGALVHRLRARSSVQFVMTTSVGVAPFVTGETPPETVLRTMHSAALDARALETPVSLYSTAQDSLHQRRFRLLADFGAALEQPSQLRLVFQPRIDLATRRCVGAEALLRWTHPELGEISPAEFIPIVEQTSLARPTTARVLDIGLAQLGAWSAAGIDIKLSINVSAANLAESDFAQQVELHLLRHRVAPRLLELEVTESAIMDDAGTATAQLAMLDEAGIRLAIDDFGTGYSSLAYLQRLPASVVKIDQSFVRDLCRGERERTLVRSMIALSHGLGYRVVAEGVETAEMVGILMAMGCDEAQGYFFARPMEASDFERWFAGGDPALQAA, from the coding sequence ATGCAGAACCACGAAGAAGCGCGCCTCGACGCGCTGCATCAGCTCGGCTTGCTGGACACCGCGCCCAGCGAAAGCTTCGACCGCATCACGCGGATGGCGAGCCAGATTTTCGGGCTGCCGATCGCCGCCGTGTCGCTCACCGATCGCGATCGCCAATGGTTCAAGTCGCGCGTCGGCGTCGAGCACCAGTCGATTCCGCGCGACAAGGCGCCCTGCGCCGCGGTGGCCGAAAGCGCCAGCACCGTGCTGATCCCCGATCTCCTCGCCGACACCTTCTACGCCGACAGCGTGCTGGCTGGCCAGGGCATCCGCTTCTACGCCGGCGCCTCGCTCACCACGCGCGACGGCTTCAGCCTCGGCGCGCTCTGCGTGCTCGGCACCGAGCCGCGCACCGCGACGCCCGCCGAAATGGCGGCGCTCCACGACCTTGCCCAGATGGTGATGGCGCAGATCGAGCTTCAGCACGCCTTTGGCCGCATCGATCCGCTCAGCGGGCTGCCCAACCGCACCCAGTTTCTCGACGATCTCGCCGACCTTGGCCGCGACACCCCCGGCCGCCCCCGCCTTGCCGTCCTGGTCGACCTTGCCCGCGGCGAGCAGCTCAACAACGGCGTCCGCGCGATGGGCTCGGCCTATGTCGATGCGATGGTCCGCGACGCCGCACGCGCGCTGCGCACGCTGCTCGGCCCCGATCGCACGGCCTATCACGTCGCCGCGACGCAATTCGCCTTTCTCGCGCCCGATGGCGTGGACGAGGGCCGCTATGTCGAACAGCTCGGCGCGCTGGTGCATCGGCTTCGGGCCAGATCGAGCGTCCAGTTCGTGATGACCACCAGCGTCGGCGTCGCCCCCTTCGTCACCGGCGAGACCCCGCCGGAGACCGTGCTGCGGACGATGCACAGCGCCGCGCTCGACGCGCGCGCGCTCGAAACCCCGGTCAGCCTCTATTCGACCGCGCAGGACAGCCTGCACCAGCGCCGCTTCCGCCTCCTCGCCGATTTCGGCGCGGCGCTGGAACAGCCGTCGCAACTCCGGCTCGTCTTCCAGCCGCGAATCGATCTCGCCACCCGCCGCTGCGTGGGGGCCGAGGCATTGCTGCGCTGGACGCATCCGGAGCTGGGCGAGATTTCGCCCGCCGAGTTCATCCCCATCGTCGAACAGACCTCGCTGGCCCGCCCGACCACCGCGCGCGTACTCGACATCGGCCTTGCCCAGCTCGGCGCCTGGTCGGCGGCGGGAATCGACATCAAGCTGTCGATCAACGTCTCCGCAGCCAATCTGGCCGAGAGCGATTTCGCGCAGCAGGTCGAGCTCCATCTGCTCAGGCACCGCGTCGCGCCCCGATTGCTCGAACTCGAAGTCACCGAAAGCGCGATCATGGACGATGCCGGCACCGCCACCGCCCAGCTCGCAATGCTCGACGAAGCGGGCATCCGCCTCGCGATCGACGATTTCGGGACGGGCTATAGCAGCCTCGCCTATCTCCAGCGGCTGCCGGCCAGCGTCGTGAAGATCGACCAGTCCTTCGTCCGCGACCTGTGCCGCGGTGAGCGCGAGCGAACGCTGGTCCGCTCGATGATCGCGCTGTCGCACGGGCTGGGCTATCGCGTCGTCGCCGAGGGGGTGGAGACCGCCGAGATGGTCGGCATCCTCATGGCGATGGGCTGTGACGAGGCACAGGGCTATTTCTTCGCGCGCCCGATGGAAGCCAGCGATTTCGAACGCTGGTTCGCGGGCGGAGACCCGGCACTACAGGCAGCCTGA
- a CDS encoding phosphoribosyl-ATP diphosphatase, with translation MTDSLDALEATIRARRTGDPDTSYVARLTHKGRAKIAQKVGEEATEVVIAAVTDDKPGMVGEAADLLFHLCVLLADAGLSLDDVRAELARREGVSGIAEKAARPA, from the coding sequence ATGACCGACTCCCTCGACGCGCTCGAAGCGACAATCCGCGCACGCCGCACCGGCGATCCCGACACCAGCTATGTCGCGCGCCTGACCCACAAGGGCCGCGCCAAGATCGCGCAGAAGGTGGGCGAGGAAGCCACCGAAGTCGTCATCGCCGCCGTCACCGACGACAAGCCCGGCATGGTCGGCGAAGCAGCCGACCTGCTCTTCCACCTCTGCGTGCTGCTCGCCGATGCCGGGCTCAGCCTCGACGATGTCCGCGCCGAACTCGCCCGCCGCGAGGGCGTGTCGGGAATCGCCGAAAAAGCCGCGCGCCCGGCCTGA
- the hisF gene encoding imidazole glycerol phosphate synthase subunit HisF — protein MTVRARVIPCLDVANGRVVKGVNFVDLIDAGDPVEQARAYDAAGADELCFLDITASHEARGTMVDVVRRTAEVCFMPLTVGGGVRTVEDARALLLAGADKVAVNSAAVSRPEVVAEIADRMGSQCVVASIDARRVAEGRWEVFTHGGRRATGIDAVEHALRLTDLGAGELLVTSMDRDGTRDGYDLALIRTIADQVSVPVVASGGVGGLGDLVAGIRDGHASAVLAASIFHFGDATIAEAHAALAAAGIPVRA, from the coding sequence ATGACCGTCCGTGCCCGCGTGATCCCCTGCCTCGACGTCGCCAATGGCCGCGTGGTGAAGGGCGTGAACTTCGTCGACCTGATCGATGCCGGCGACCCCGTCGAGCAGGCGCGCGCCTATGATGCCGCCGGCGCCGACGAGCTATGCTTCCTCGACATCACCGCGTCCCACGAGGCGCGCGGCACGATGGTCGATGTCGTCCGCCGCACTGCCGAAGTGTGCTTCATGCCGCTCACCGTCGGCGGCGGGGTGCGCACCGTCGAGGATGCGCGCGCGCTGCTGCTCGCGGGCGCGGACAAGGTCGCGGTCAATTCCGCCGCAGTCAGCCGCCCCGAAGTGGTCGCCGAGATCGCCGATCGCATGGGCAGCCAGTGCGTCGTCGCCTCGATCGACGCGCGCCGCGTCGCCGAGGGGCGCTGGGAAGTCTTCACCCATGGCGGACGCCGCGCGACCGGCATCGACGCCGTCGAACACGCGCTGCGGCTGACCGATCTGGGCGCGGGCGAACTGCTCGTCACCTCGATGGACCGCGACGGCACCCGCGACGGCTATGACCTCGCGCTGATCCGCACCATCGCCGATCAGGTCAGCGTGCCCGTGGTCGCATCGGGCGGCGTCGGGGGGCTTGGCGATCTGGTCGCGGGCATCCGTGACGGCCATGCCTCCGCCGTGCTCGCCGCCTCGATCTTCCATTTCGGCGACGCGACGATTGCCGAGGCGCATGCCGCACTGGCAGCCGCGGGCATCCCGGTCCGCGCTTAA
- a CDS encoding amino acid permease: protein MIFGRIKPLDAILATAEKKSLHRSLGAFQLTMLGVGAIIGTGIFVLTAEAAQKAGPGMILSFVIAGFVCAVAALCYSEMASMVPVSGSAYTYSYAVMGEMLAWMVGWALVLEYAVAAGAVSVGWSGYFVGLLREYLGVALPSSIVNADALIAHVQVAFGATQTEAIQTAIATGGYINLPAMLIALLVTWLLVVGTKESAFVNAILVMVKITALTVFCILALPVMKSQNFEPFMPLGIGGVSAAAASIFFAYVGFDAVSTAAEETKNPQRNMPIGLIGSLAICTIFYILVASGVIGTVGASPLVDAAGKGIAPGSTELAAACANIGGQAVVCSKEALAWTLREIGWREIGNLIGLAAGIALPSVILMMMFGQTRIFFVMSRDGLLPESLSKIHPKYGTPHVVTMITGVFVAMFAALFPVGALADISNSGTLFAFAMVAIAVLVLRRTDPGRVRPFRTPAIWLVAPVAVLGCLYLFFSLSTYTLSLFVGWAVLGLIVYFAYSRGHSHVGRGLVEVHETDSDAPPQPVPPIGDAHTPGYKDA, encoded by the coding sequence ATGATATTCGGGCGCATAAAGCCACTCGATGCCATTTTGGCGACAGCGGAGAAAAAATCGCTGCACCGATCGCTCGGCGCCTTCCAGCTTACCATGCTGGGCGTCGGCGCGATCATCGGCACCGGGATTTTCGTGCTGACCGCAGAGGCCGCGCAAAAAGCGGGGCCGGGCATGATCCTCAGCTTCGTGATCGCGGGCTTTGTCTGCGCAGTCGCGGCGCTGTGTTATTCCGAAATGGCGTCGATGGTGCCGGTCTCGGGCTCTGCCTATACCTATAGCTATGCCGTGATGGGCGAAATGCTCGCCTGGATGGTCGGCTGGGCGCTCGTCCTCGAATATGCCGTCGCCGCGGGCGCGGTGTCGGTCGGCTGGTCGGGCTATTTCGTCGGGTTGCTGCGCGAATATCTCGGCGTCGCGCTGCCCTCCTCGATCGTCAACGCCGACGCGCTGATCGCGCATGTCCAGGTCGCGTTCGGCGCGACCCAGACCGAAGCGATCCAGACCGCGATCGCCACCGGCGGCTATATCAACCTGCCCGCGATGCTGATCGCGCTGCTCGTCACCTGGCTGCTGGTCGTCGGCACCAAGGAGAGCGCGTTCGTCAACGCCATCCTCGTGATGGTCAAGATCACCGCGCTGACCGTATTCTGCATCCTCGCGCTGCCGGTGATGAAGTCGCAGAATTTCGAGCCGTTCATGCCGCTCGGCATCGGCGGCGTCTCCGCTGCCGCCGCATCGATCTTCTTCGCCTATGTCGGCTTCGACGCGGTCTCGACCGCCGCCGAGGAAACCAAGAACCCCCAGCGCAACATGCCGATCGGCCTGATCGGCAGCCTCGCAATCTGCACGATCTTCTACATCCTCGTCGCCTCGGGCGTGATCGGCACCGTCGGGGCATCGCCGCTGGTCGATGCCGCGGGCAAGGGCATCGCCCCGGGCAGCACCGAACTGGCCGCAGCCTGCGCCAATATCGGCGGCCAGGCGGTCGTCTGCTCGAAGGAAGCGCTGGCATGGACGCTGCGCGAAATCGGCTGGCGTGAAATCGGCAATCTGATCGGCCTCGCCGCCGGCATCGCGCTTCCCTCGGTCATCCTGATGATGATGTTCGGCCAGACCCGCATCTTCTTCGTGATGAGCCGCGACGGGCTGCTCCCCGAATCGCTGAGCAAGATCCACCCCAAATATGGCACGCCGCACGTCGTCACGATGATCACCGGCGTCTTCGTCGCGATGTTCGCCGCGCTGTTCCCGGTGGGTGCGCTGGCCGACATCTCGAACTCGGGCACGTTGTTCGCCTTCGCGATGGTCGCGATCGCGGTGCTGGTGCTGCGCCGGACCGATCCGGGCCGCGTGCGCCCGTTCCGCACCCCCGCGATCTGGCTGGTCGCGCCGGTCGCGGTGCTCGGCTGTCTGTACCTGTTCTTCAGCCTCTCGACCTACACGCTCTCGCTGTTCGTCGGCTGGGCGGTGCTCGGGCTGATCGTGTATTTCGCCTATAGCCGCGGCCACAGCCATGTCGGGCGCGGGCTGGTGGAAGTCCACGAAACCGACAGCGACGCCCCGCCCCAGCCGGTGCCGCCGATCGGCGACGCGCATACGCCGGGGTATAAGGACGCCTGA
- a CDS encoding sensor histidine kinase — protein sequence MPSTPSDIGLNLAMAVVASSHAPVLLLDEARVVVGASHAFCIAFDVSAATIRGREFATLGKGEWAVPQLQSLLKATASGLAEVRNYEFDLKRAGQAPRRLILNAHKLDYGEGEAIRLLLAVTDVTDARIAEKLNSDLIRDKGLLQQELQHRVANSLQIIASVLMQSAKRAQSDEARGHLHDAHNRVMSVAAMQKQLAVSAADHVDLRPYLTQLCESIGASMIHDHDQVKLDVRSDDSRVKANVSISLGLIVTELVINALKHAFPGERQGKIVVQYGSAGDAWHLSIADDGVGMPAQPSASAGLGTNIVQALAKQLDAQITVTDTAPGTTVTLDHPASEEGQPDAEVPVAV from the coding sequence ATGCCTTCCACACCGTCAGACATCGGGCTGAATCTGGCCATGGCCGTCGTTGCGTCGTCGCACGCGCCGGTGCTGCTGCTCGACGAGGCGCGCGTCGTCGTGGGCGCGAGCCATGCGTTCTGCATTGCGTTCGACGTCAGCGCCGCCACGATCCGGGGACGCGAGTTCGCGACGCTGGGCAAGGGGGAATGGGCGGTTCCGCAACTCCAGTCGCTGCTCAAGGCCACCGCCTCCGGCCTTGCCGAGGTGCGAAACTATGAGTTCGACCTGAAGCGCGCGGGACAGGCGCCGCGCCGGTTGATCCTCAACGCGCACAAGCTCGACTATGGCGAAGGCGAGGCGATCCGGCTGTTGCTCGCGGTCACCGACGTTACCGACGCGCGCATCGCCGAGAAGCTGAACAGCGACCTGATCCGCGACAAGGGGCTGTTGCAACAGGAACTCCAGCACCGCGTCGCCAACAGCCTCCAGATCATCGCGAGCGTGTTGATGCAGAGCGCCAAGCGCGCGCAATCGGACGAGGCACGCGGGCATCTGCACGATGCGCATAACCGCGTGATGTCGGTCGCGGCGATGCAGAAACAGCTAGCGGTATCGGCGGCGGACCATGTCGACCTGCGCCCGTATCTGACTCAGTTGTGCGAGAGCATCGGCGCGTCGATGATCCACGATCACGACCAGGTAAAGCTCGACGTGCGCAGCGACGACAGCCGCGTCAAGGCCAATGTCTCGATCAGCCTGGGATTGATCGTCACCGAACTGGTGATCAACGCACTCAAACACGCCTTTCCCGGCGAGAGGCAGGGCAAGATCGTCGTCCAATACGGCAGCGCGGGCGATGCGTGGCACCTGTCGATCGCCGATGACGGAGTCGGGATGCCGGCCCAGCCGAGCGCGTCGGCGGGGCTCGGCACCAACATCGTCCAGGCGCTCGCCAAGCAGCTCGACGCGCAGATCACCGTTACCGACACCGCGCCGGGAACCACCGTGACGCTGGACCATCCGGCCAGCGAGGAAGGGCAGCCCGACGCCGAAGTGCCCGTCGCGGTCTGA
- a CDS encoding L-lactate dehydrogenase translates to MTSRIAIIGAGHVGATTAYALMLRGLFAEIVLIDTNAELAAAEAADISDAGALTRPTRVFAGSYADAASARIAVLTAGAATHGSESRLAVTARSAAIVTACVTELRAAGFDGILVVASNPVDVMARTAFRCSAMPAARVIGTGTLLDSLRLRQEIATRLHVAPASVDAMVLGEHGDSEVAILSSIRVGGQPIAQFESGHAPLDLPHIAEQVRCAAYDIMAGKGYTSFGVATAAVRICEAIARDEHVVLPVSSLLTGQFGLEDLYLSLPCLVGAGGIERTMIPELNHWEQTAFQASAAAVQAAIDGIVPPA, encoded by the coding sequence ATGACGTCGCGTATCGCGATCATCGGCGCCGGCCATGTCGGCGCCACCACGGCCTATGCGCTGATGCTGCGCGGGCTGTTCGCCGAAATTGTGCTGATCGACACCAATGCCGAACTCGCTGCGGCGGAGGCTGCCGACATTTCGGATGCGGGCGCGCTGACCAGGCCGACGCGGGTTTTCGCCGGCAGCTATGCCGATGCCGCCAGCGCGCGGATCGCCGTGCTCACCGCGGGGGCCGCGACGCATGGCTCGGAAAGTCGCCTCGCGGTGACTGCCCGCAGCGCCGCGATCGTCACCGCCTGCGTCACCGAGCTGAGGGCGGCGGGGTTCGACGGCATATTGGTCGTAGCCTCGAATCCGGTCGACGTGATGGCGCGCACCGCCTTCCGCTGCTCGGCAATGCCCGCCGCGCGCGTCATCGGCACCGGGACCTTGCTCGACAGCCTGCGCCTGCGCCAGGAAATCGCCACCCGACTCCACGTCGCCCCGGCTTCGGTCGACGCGATGGTGCTCGGCGAACATGGCGACAGCGAAGTCGCGATCCTCTCGTCGATCCGCGTCGGCGGCCAGCCGATCGCGCAGTTCGAGTCCGGGCACGCGCCGCTCGACTTGCCGCACATCGCCGAACAGGTGCGCTGTGCCGCCTATGACATCATGGCGGGCAAGGGCTATACCTCGTTCGGCGTGGCGACCGCCGCGGTCCGGATCTGCGAGGCGATCGCCCGCGACGAGCATGTCGTGCTGCCGGTATCGTCGCTGCTGACGGGGCAGTTCGGGTTGGAGGACCTCTATCTCAGCCTGCCCTGCCTGGTCGGCGCGGGCGGGATCGAGCGGACAATGATTCCAGAGCTAAACCATTGGGAACAAACGGCTTTTCAGGCATCCGCCGCGGCGGTGCAGGCGGCGATCGACGGCATCGTGCCGCCGGCCTGA
- the hisH gene encoding imidazole glycerol phosphate synthase subunit HisH, whose product MSVALIDYGAGNLHSVHNALKAAGATDIAVTADPQAVLAADRIVLPGVGAFGACAAGLRAIPGMVEALDRRVRAEGAPFLGVCVGMQLMADRGDEHGSHAGLGWIPGVVRHLMPGEGVRVPHMGWNDVIPAVPHPLIERGEAYFLHSYAFDGDSILATTHHGGPVTAAIGRDNMVGVQFHPEKSQRYGIALMERFLAWKP is encoded by the coding sequence ATGAGCGTCGCGCTGATCGATTACGGCGCGGGCAATCTCCATTCGGTCCATAATGCGCTGAAGGCGGCGGGGGCGACCGACATCGCGGTCACCGCCGATCCGCAGGCTGTGCTGGCCGCCGACCGCATCGTCCTGCCCGGCGTCGGCGCGTTCGGGGCGTGCGCGGCGGGGCTGCGCGCGATCCCCGGCATGGTCGAGGCGCTCGACCGCCGTGTGAGAGCAGAGGGCGCGCCGTTCCTGGGCGTGTGCGTGGGCATGCAGCTGATGGCCGATCGCGGCGACGAACATGGCTCGCACGCCGGGCTCGGCTGGATTCCCGGCGTCGTCCGCCACCTGATGCCCGGCGAGGGCGTGCGCGTGCCGCACATGGGCTGGAACGACGTGATCCCCGCCGTCCCGCACCCGCTGATCGAGCGCGGCGAGGCCTATTTCCTCCACAGCTATGCGTTTGACGGCGACTCGATCCTCGCGACCACCCACCATGGCGGCCCCGTCACCGCCGCGATCGGCCGCGACAACATGGTCGGCGTCCAGTTCCACCCCGAAAAGAGCCAGCGCTATGGCATCGCGCTGATGGAAAGGTTCCTCGCATGGAAGCCGTGA